Within Planococcus citri chromosome 2, ihPlaCitr1.1, whole genome shotgun sequence, the genomic segment TACTTTGTCTCCTTCCCGGACCCCCTTTGGTAACACCATCGCTTTATCTACCACGCCCACAGCAAACCCAGCTAAATCGTATTCATCTTTTTTATAAAATCCAGGCATTTCGGCGGTTTCTCCCCCTGTACGATCAAATGTTATaattataatataggtacatactaattCTCTGTAGAATTACGTATTATAAAATCCACACTATGATCGAAAAACTTACCTACTAGCGCGCAGTCAGCTAATTTACAGCCTTTTGCAATACCAGCGATAACATCACTCGCTATATTCTCTTCTAATCGACCACAGGCAAAATAATCGAGGAAAAATAAAGGTTTAGCACCTTGAGCTAAAATATCGTTGACGCACATAGCTACCAAATCTTGTCCAATAGTGGTATGATTTTGACACTTTTGCGCAATCTAcggcgaaagaaaaaaaagtgctgACGTTAGCAAAtctcaataagatttttttctatgaaCGTTTTTTTACCTTTAACTTTGTTCCAACTCCGTCACAACCGGATACCAAGATAGGATGTTTGTATTCTCTAAAACTGGCATCATAAAGTGCCCCGAATCCTCCAATCGATGAGACAACATCGTCGTTGAAAGTTGATTCGATATGAGCTTTCATGGTTTTAATGAGATCGTTTCCAGCAGTAATATCAACGCCAGCAGATTGATAAGTGGTTTTTCCATATTTCAAGATAGACCTAAGATATACCGAACACAAGTATGTACCATCTATAATTATCTACAATGCACAAATCGTATCATTGGATTTATCAggttcaagtaggtaggtatccttACCTTGTAATTCCTTTCCAGCCTATATCTGTGCGGAATTGAGCACCAGGGAATTCAACTTCTGCACAGGCTCTAGTTGCTCTGGCTGAAGCTCTGGTTAAGGTAGTATCGAGAGCTACAACGTTGAAGACACGACCTCCACGTGCCAGGATACTTTCTCCGCTTGAAGACGTATTTCCATGAAAAACATACAAATCTCGATACTCCTCGAATTTAGAAAGGtctaaaatgtaataaaaataagtaaatttccGCATAATCCTTTACGTTTACATACGAGCTAAATGGAAGTAGGTATAAGTTCCTACTTGAAACTGGTTGTGGTTCGCCGCTACTATATGGATATTCTTTAGAAGCGATTACAACTCCAACACACGATTTGTTTTGTTTCCATTTCACACTTTTATTGTCTTTCAAATGACCGGCACAGCAATCCTGAATAAGGTAACATCAAGTATGTATTTAGTACCAAGGATACcatagtaaaaaaataaaaacagataaGTTCGATACAACATACTTCGAAAATTTTGTACAGATCGCTGTCCAATAAAGGCATCAATACTTGAGTTTCAGGATCACCAAATCTACAGTTGAATTCTAACACTTTGACTCCATCTTTTGTAATCATAAGTCCGGCATAAAGTACTcctaaacatttaaattttagatTACACAACAGACATGAGAATAGGCCTAGGTAGGTAACGTGTAATAATATTGGATGGTTTGTGAAATTCCTAttcagaaataggtacctatgttattTTACCTACGAATTTGTTGAATTCGCTTGCCATACTCGATACAGTATGCTGCATGATTTCATCTTCGATAAACTCCATGTCATCTTCAGTCAAAGCATAAGGACAAAAAGCACCCATACCACCGGTATTCGGGCCTTTATCATTGTTCAGTAGTCTTTTATGATCTTGTACCGGTAACATGACTTTTACAGTGTTGCCGTCAGTAAACGCTAGTACCTATTTCACACCGAATATAATTTCGTTCATCACATTTCATACGGAATTAAAACAACGAAAAATCACTAACCGAGACTTCTTCGCCATCTAAACGTTCTTCAACGATAATAACATCAGCAGCAGAACCTTGTTTTTCGACAATATCAACCGCGTCACAGGCTTCATCTACGTTATTAGCAACAATAACACCTTTACCAGCGGCTAATCCGGCAGCTTTGATTACTAAAGCGTTAAAAGGTGCGCTGAAATGGAAACCAAGTTGAAATTAATCCGTTGGAGTGAATCCTCGTTTGAAAATTACGCTAACTTACTTCCTGATGAAACGTTTAGCTTCATTGGTATTTCGGAACGATTTCCATCGCGCAGTTGGTATGCGATGCCTATTCATGAACTGCTTAGCCCATTCTTTATCGGATTCTATTTTAGCAGCTTCGGCAGTAGGACCAAAGCACATGATGTTATTTTTCCAAAGCGCATTTGATATTCCTTTTGCTAATGGGACCTCGGGTCCGATAATGACCATCGATACATCGCGTTCTTTTAGCCATGAGATGAGAGCCTgcgaaaatttataaaacattttcTCAATATACAATATTGGTTTTCTATGCGGGTATTGTGAGCCTAAAATCTTACCTCAAAATCATTCACATCAATATCAACGTTGGTGACTTTTTTACACGTAGCTGTTCCGCCATTACC encodes:
- the LOC135835962 gene encoding trifunctional purine biosynthetic protein adenosine-3-like, producing the protein MPNKHVAVVGSGGREHALCWKLSQSDSVSEIFAIPGNGGTATCKKVTNVDIDVNDFEALISWLKERDVSMVIIGPEVPLAKGISNALWKNNIMCFGPTAEAAKIESDKEWAKQFMNRHRIPTARWKSFRNTNEAKRFIRNAPFNALVIKAAGLAAGKGVIVANNVDEACDAVDIVEKQGSAADVIIVEERLDGEEVSVLAFTDGNTVKVMLPVQDHKRLLNNDKGPNTGGMGAFCPYALTEDDMEFIEDEIMQHTVSSMASEFNKFVGVLYAGLMITKDGVKVLEFNCRFGDPETQVLMPLLDSDLYKIFEDCCAGHLKDNKSVKWKQNKSCVGVVIASKEYPYSSGEPQPVSNLSKFEEYRDLYVFHGNTSSSGESILARGGRVFNVVALDTTLTRASARATRACAEVEFPGAQFRTDIGWKGITRSILKYGKTTYQSAGVDITAGNDLIKTMKAHIESTFNDDVVSSIGGFGALYDASFREYKHPILVSGCDGVGTKLKIAQKCQNHTTIGQDLVAMCVNDILAQGAKPLFFLDYFACGRLEENIASDVIAGIAKGCKLADCALVGGETAEMPGFYKKDEYDLAGFAVGVVDKAMVLPKGVREGDKVIYLPSSGIHSNGYSLVRKIFDDYSAEDLSAVAPFSSEGKTFAEELLTPTKIYTKEILPLAEKGLIKAFAHITGGGLLENIGRVLLPYHKVELNALAWDILPVFGWIAAIGGVNEEEMLRTFNCGVGGVIIASPENVGEIIEFLQTDVIGEVRVKGLTERQVQVRNFEKAISKVMNPLIPVLLSPKYTAYKRVAVMISGTGSNLKALIESTINDPHSPAKIVYVISSRANVNGIRIAEEYGIPHQVIPRIKKKSVENNDRLIANSLQNEKIDIICLAGYMHILSDWFVKQWSGKLINIHPSLLPSFKGLAAQQQALNAGVKFTGCTVHFVEAEVDSGGIIDQRVVPIYPNDTEEILVERIKEYEHEVFPHALKLLASGKIELDPVTKKVIWH